One genomic segment of Litorilinea aerophila includes these proteins:
- a CDS encoding NADP-dependent isocitrate dehydrogenase → MQQKRITVAYGDGIGPEIMEATLEILQAAGAPLAYDVIEVGESVYRRGILSGIPPEAWDVIRANKVLLKGPITTPQGGGYKSLNVTIRKALGLFANVRQTKSYAPFVASFHPGMDLVIIRENEEDLYAGIEYQQTPEAIEALKLVSRPGTERIIRFAFEYARAYGRRKVTCMTKDNILKHTDGLFHRIFNEVAAEYPDIASDHQIIDIGAARLAAQPERFDVIVTLNLYGDILSDIAAQIAGSVGLAGSANVGMEMAMFEAVHGSAPDIAGKGVANPSGLLVAATQMLVHLGEAEVATTIMNAWLTTLEDGIHTADIYREGLSRREVGTEGFTQAVIERLGREPRYLRPVQYRQGGIQVQVAPSPRQEKRLVGVDVFLDWSEGERDPNELGQRLEALNGEGLALSMISNRGVKVYPEGLPETYRSDHWRCRFMASSDQVTYDQVLRLLQRLHGAGYDVIKVENLYLFDGERGYSLGQGE, encoded by the coding sequence ATGCAGCAGAAACGCATCACCGTGGCCTACGGCGACGGCATCGGGCCGGAAATCATGGAAGCCACCCTGGAGATCCTGCAGGCCGCCGGCGCGCCCCTGGCCTACGACGTCATCGAAGTAGGTGAAAGTGTCTACCGCCGGGGTATCCTCTCGGGGATTCCGCCGGAGGCCTGGGATGTGATCCGGGCCAACAAGGTCCTGCTCAAGGGCCCCATCACCACGCCCCAGGGCGGCGGCTACAAAAGCCTCAACGTGACCATCCGCAAGGCCCTGGGCCTTTTTGCCAACGTGCGCCAGACCAAATCCTACGCCCCCTTTGTGGCCTCCTTCCACCCAGGCATGGACCTGGTGATCATCCGGGAGAACGAAGAGGATCTCTACGCCGGCATCGAGTACCAGCAGACGCCCGAGGCCATCGAAGCCCTGAAGCTGGTCTCCCGCCCCGGCACGGAACGCATCATCCGCTTCGCCTTTGAATATGCCCGGGCCTATGGCCGGCGCAAGGTCACCTGCATGACCAAGGACAACATCCTGAAACACACCGACGGCCTCTTCCACCGCATCTTCAACGAGGTTGCCGCCGAATACCCGGATATTGCCAGCGATCACCAGATCATCGACATCGGCGCGGCGCGGCTGGCCGCCCAGCCCGAACGCTTCGACGTCATCGTCACCCTCAATCTGTACGGCGACATCCTCTCGGACATCGCCGCCCAGATCGCGGGCTCGGTGGGGCTGGCCGGCTCGGCCAACGTGGGCATGGAGATGGCCATGTTCGAGGCGGTCCACGGCTCCGCGCCAGATATCGCGGGCAAGGGCGTGGCCAACCCCTCCGGCCTGCTGGTGGCCGCCACCCAGATGCTGGTCCACCTGGGCGAGGCAGAGGTGGCCACCACCATCATGAACGCCTGGCTGACCACCCTGGAGGACGGCATCCATACCGCGGACATCTATCGAGAGGGGCTGAGCCGTCGAGAAGTGGGCACCGAAGGCTTCACCCAGGCCGTGATCGAACGCCTGGGCCGGGAGCCCCGCTATCTGCGGCCGGTCCAATACCGGCAAGGGGGCATTCAGGTGCAGGTCGCGCCCAGTCCCCGCCAGGAGAAGCGCCTGGTGGGCGTGGACGTCTTCCTGGATTGGTCCGAAGGAGAGCGGGATCCCAACGAGCTGGGACAGCGGCTGGAGGCGTTGAACGGCGAGGGGCTGGCCCTGAGCATGATCAGCAACCGGGGGGTGAAGGTCTATCCGGAAGGCCTGCCGGAAACCTACCGCAGCGATCACTGGCGCTGCCGTTTCATGGCCAGCAGCGACCAGGTGACCTATGACCAGGTGTTACGGTTGCTACAACGCCTGCATGGAGCCGGGTATGACGTGATCAAGGTGGAGAATCTGTACCTCTTCGACGGCGAACGGGGCTACTCCCTGGGCCAGGGGGAATGA
- a CDS encoding ribonuclease toxin HepT-like protein: protein MNEPIVVLIASIRKDLEAIDEIYSAMDRLFQEGENVLEDERAQITLAYRLHNLYNAFENIFLNIARTFENQLDPRGRWHSQLLDRMRLDLTPLRPAVIDDGMYEALYELRRFRHLFRHAYTMTIDPERLMLVYRKALLLRDIYHQQLSRLLQFLDELI, encoded by the coding sequence ATGAACGAACCGATTGTGGTCCTGATCGCCAGCATCCGTAAGGATCTGGAGGCCATCGATGAAATCTACAGTGCCATGGATCGGCTCTTCCAGGAGGGTGAAAACGTCCTGGAGGATGAACGCGCCCAGATTACGCTGGCCTATCGCTTGCACAATCTCTACAACGCCTTTGAGAACATCTTTCTCAATATTGCCAGGACCTTTGAGAATCAGCTCGATCCACGAGGTCGATGGCATTCCCAACTTCTCGATAGGATGCGGCTGGACCTCACTCCCCTGCGACCTGCAGTCATCGATGACGGCATGTACGAGGCATTGTACGAGCTACGGCGATTTCGACACCTCTTTCGTCACGCCTACACCATGACCATCGACCCGGAACGGCTCATGCTCGTCTACCGGAAAGCCCTGCTGCTTCGTGATATCTATCACCAGCAACTGAGTCGGCTGCTCCAGTTTTTAGATGAGCTGATTTAA
- a CDS encoding nucleotidyltransferase family protein: MTEAAGDTQHPERQIKIARAWLKERTEARRHALETERLYWLEQVRRAVAEIAPDHPEVQRVWLYGSICRPGCFGPHSDIDLAVECQSLEAESRFWRALEQRLGRDCDVRPLVEPIRSEVQRYGALIYERTDCGPDRQHP, translated from the coding sequence ATGACGGAAGCAGCAGGTGACACCCAACATCCAGAAAGGCAAATCAAAATCGCCCGGGCCTGGCTCAAGGAGCGGACCGAAGCCAGACGCCACGCCCTCGAAACGGAACGGCTGTACTGGTTGGAACAGGTGCGCCGGGCCGTGGCCGAGATTGCCCCCGACCACCCGGAGGTGCAGCGGGTCTGGCTGTATGGCTCCATTTGCAGGCCGGGCTGTTTTGGCCCCCACTCGGACATCGACCTGGCCGTGGAATGCCAGTCGTTGGAAGCCGAAAGCAGGTTCTGGCGCGCACTGGAACAGCGGCTGGGCCGGGACTGCGACGTGCGGCCGCTGGTCGAACCCATCCGGTCCGAGGTGCAGAGATACGGAGCTCTGATCTATGAACGAACCGATTGTGGTCCTGATCGCCAGCATCCGTAA
- a CDS encoding NHL repeat-containing protein, translated as MARKIEAWFRAPYSVPNGLQVTDEGLWIVDQITDRVALIELENPNEYGVTRLVRDIPTESSNTSGLTFGGGTLWLAANGPATLWRLPRPTDAQAGTGEILQVDPASGATLARYPLPGGGGTHGLEYDRYEEGVLWLTTLKSQTLTKVRIADWSVQQVLPLPYGRAHGVVRVADGIWVVHTSERTIVKLDLHDGRVLDRIDVPASLPEPHGLSIFGQDLLYCDATSGWVVRIWL; from the coding sequence ATGGCGAGGAAGATCGAGGCGTGGTTTCGCGCGCCGTACAGCGTCCCCAACGGCCTCCAGGTCACCGACGAGGGTCTGTGGATCGTGGACCAGATCACCGACCGGGTGGCCCTGATCGAACTGGAGAACCCCAACGAATACGGCGTGACCCGGCTGGTGCGGGACATTCCCACCGAGTCGTCCAATACCAGCGGCCTGACCTTCGGCGGGGGCACGCTGTGGCTGGCCGCCAACGGCCCGGCCACCCTCTGGCGCCTGCCCCGCCCCACCGATGCCCAGGCAGGCACGGGCGAAATCCTTCAGGTGGATCCGGCCAGCGGCGCCACCCTGGCCCGCTATCCCCTGCCGGGCGGTGGCGGCACCCACGGCCTGGAGTATGACCGCTATGAAGAGGGCGTGCTGTGGCTCACCACCCTCAAGAGCCAGACCCTCACCAAAGTGCGCATCGCCGACTGGAGCGTACAACAGGTGCTTCCCCTGCCCTACGGCCGGGCCCACGGGGTGGTGCGGGTGGCGGACGGGATCTGGGTGGTCCACACCAGTGAGCGGACCATCGTCAAGCTGGACCTGCACGATGGCCGCGTCCTGGACCGGATCGACGTGCCCGCCTCCCTACCCGAACCCCACGGGCTCTCCATCTTCGGCCAGGATCTGCTCTACTGCGACGCCACATCGGGGTGGGTGGTACGCATCTGGCTGTGA
- a CDS encoding pyridoxal phosphate-dependent aminotransferase: MQPAARLARFGESTIREMTRHAMAHGAINLSQGYPDFDPPEPVLQAAIQAIQQGLNQYTVTWGYPPLREKLAQIYSARLGWTVDPDVHVTVTCGVTEGIVVAETAVLNPGDEILIIEPAHENFRPAAIFVNATPVSVPLEPPGYRLDPERIAAAITPRTRALILNTPHNPTGRVFDAEELAGLTELVVRHDLVLITDEIYDRILYDGRVHVSPGSLEPLRERTITVSGLGKTYAVTGWRLGYVIAPTSLAKAVHSAHDYLTICAPTPLQAAALAALELPESYYAEMTRDYHRRRDVMLGYLEEAGFLALQPEGAYYTVADYTQLPIPQARWAPMDFSLWMTREVGVAVVPMGSFYSTPGHGEGRVRFAFPKRLETLREAGERLLAMGEVARRGKQEVL, translated from the coding sequence ATGCAGCCCGCCGCCCGCCTCGCCCGCTTCGGCGAGTCCACCATCCGGGAAATGACCCGCCATGCTATGGCCCACGGCGCCATCAACCTGAGCCAGGGCTACCCGGACTTTGACCCGCCGGAGCCGGTGCTCCAGGCGGCCATCCAGGCCATCCAGCAGGGGTTGAACCAGTATACCGTCACCTGGGGCTATCCACCCCTGCGGGAGAAGCTGGCCCAGATCTACAGCGCCCGTCTGGGCTGGACCGTGGATCCTGACGTCCATGTCACCGTCACCTGCGGCGTGACCGAAGGCATCGTGGTGGCGGAGACGGCCGTGCTCAACCCCGGCGACGAGATCCTCATCATCGAGCCGGCCCACGAGAACTTCCGCCCCGCGGCCATCTTCGTCAACGCCACCCCGGTGTCGGTGCCCCTGGAGCCGCCGGGCTACCGACTGGATCCCGAGCGCATCGCCGCGGCCATCACCCCGCGGACGCGCGCCCTGATCCTCAACACCCCCCACAATCCCACGGGCCGGGTCTTCGATGCCGAGGAGCTGGCCGGACTGACAGAGCTGGTGGTCCGCCACGACCTGGTGCTCATCACCGACGAGATCTACGACCGCATCCTGTACGACGGGCGGGTTCACGTTTCGCCGGGCAGCCTGGAGCCCCTGCGGGAGCGGACCATCACGGTGAGTGGCCTGGGCAAGACCTACGCCGTCACCGGCTGGCGGCTGGGCTACGTCATCGCCCCCACCTCCCTGGCCAAAGCGGTCCACAGCGCGCACGACTACCTGACCATCTGCGCGCCCACGCCCCTGCAGGCCGCGGCCCTGGCCGCGCTGGAGCTGCCAGAGAGCTACTACGCGGAGATGACCCGGGACTATCACCGACGGCGGGATGTCATGTTGGGCTACCTGGAAGAGGCGGGCTTCCTGGCCCTCCAGCCAGAAGGGGCCTACTACACCGTCGCGGACTACACGCAACTGCCCATTCCCCAGGCCCGGTGGGCGCCCATGGACTTCTCCCTGTGGATGACCCGGGAAGTGGGCGTGGCGGTGGTGCCCATGGGCAGCTTCTATTCCACACCCGGCCACGGTGAAGGTCGGGTGCGCTTTGCCTTCCCCAAACGGCTGGAGACCCTGCGGGAGGCCGGGGAGCGGTTGCTGGCCATGGGAGAGGTGGCCCGGCGTGGGAAGCAAGAAGTGCTATAA
- a CDS encoding amidohydrolase family protein produces the protein MAGQGVSPPVVDTHVHIWAIDPPRYPVGPTAPGWKTLPDEPGTAEELLAEMDANGVDWAVLVQTSWSTWDNGYIADSVARYPHRFVGHGLIDPQDPNNASQARYWVKERGLAGFRFHPMYYPGQKILLTPENGPLWEEIAALDVVIQFHLRAADADQVAAIARRYPHLRLIVDHMGYPEVDAGMEAFRPILELARYENVYIKLSDIKGRSRQPFPFPDVHPYIRALLDAFGADRAVWGTGYPGHHRLRHNWLTLADELRLIREGLPFLSEAQRERILGGTAVELWGLG, from the coding sequence ATGGCTGGCCAGGGCGTTTCTCCACCGGTGGTGGATACCCATGTCCACATTTGGGCCATCGACCCACCCCGCTATCCGGTGGGGCCTACGGCGCCCGGCTGGAAGACCCTGCCCGATGAACCAGGAACGGCAGAGGAGCTCCTGGCCGAGATGGACGCCAACGGCGTGGACTGGGCTGTGCTGGTGCAGACCAGCTGGTCTACCTGGGATAACGGCTACATCGCCGATTCGGTGGCTCGCTATCCCCACCGGTTTGTTGGGCATGGGCTCATCGATCCCCAGGATCCGAACAACGCCTCCCAGGCCCGCTATTGGGTGAAGGAGCGGGGGCTGGCAGGCTTCCGCTTTCACCCCATGTACTACCCCGGGCAGAAGATCCTGCTGACGCCGGAGAACGGCCCCCTGTGGGAAGAGATCGCGGCGCTGGATGTGGTGATACAGTTTCACCTGCGCGCAGCCGATGCGGATCAGGTCGCGGCGATTGCCCGGCGCTACCCCCATCTCCGGCTGATCGTGGATCACATGGGCTATCCGGAGGTGGATGCCGGCATGGAGGCCTTTCGGCCCATCCTGGAGCTGGCCCGCTACGAAAATGTCTACATCAAGCTATCCGACATCAAGGGACGCTCCCGGCAGCCCTTCCCTTTTCCCGATGTCCATCCCTACATCCGTGCCCTGTTGGATGCCTTCGGCGCGGATCGGGCTGTCTGGGGCACCGGGTACCCAGGCCACCATCGTCTCAGGCACAACTGGCTCACCCTGGCGGATGAGCTGCGCCTGATTCGGGAAGGGCTGCCGTTCCTGTCCGAGGCGCAGCGGGAGCGGATACTCGGGGGCACGGCCGTGGAGCTTTGGGGCCTGGGCTAG
- a CDS encoding response regulator, which yields MARILVIDDESEVRAVVQELLESVGYEVEGAPNGKVGLQLFRKKPADLIIADILMPEQDGLETILTLLRERPDTKIVAMSGGGRYGLMDYLEIARRFGVRHTIRKPFTLEELVETVQAALGEPSAGP from the coding sequence TTGGCCCGGATCCTGGTGATCGACGATGAATCCGAAGTGCGAGCCGTGGTACAGGAACTGCTGGAGTCGGTGGGATACGAGGTCGAAGGCGCGCCCAACGGCAAAGTCGGGCTCCAGCTCTTCCGCAAAAAACCGGCGGATCTCATCATCGCCGACATTCTCATGCCGGAGCAGGATGGGTTGGAGACCATATTGACCCTCCTGCGGGAACGGCCGGATACCAAAATTGTGGCCATGTCGGGCGGCGGCCGCTACGGTCTGATGGACTATTTAGAAATTGCCCGCCGTTTTGGCGTGCGCCACACCATCCGAAAGCCCTTCACCCTGGAGGAGCTGGTGGAGACGGTGCAGGCGGCCTTGGGCGAACCATCGGCTGGGCCGTGA
- a CDS encoding cytochrome P450 produces the protein MSDTATSDAVFPAGPRFRHPLISYWKFRRDPTGFLTRLARQYGDVVYFKLAGRDTFLLSHPDFVRDVLVTHDRSFIKSRGLQQARWLLGNGLLTSEGELHRRQRRLIQPLFHRQQIGRYADTMATYTDRLTGPACWQDGAMVDIHQEMMRLTLAIVGKCIFNQDIEAEASEIGACMDILTRNFQRMLLPFSDWLMRLPTAENRRIRQAAATLDRIVLGLIQERRQAQANPDQAEDLLSLLLAARDVEGDGGGMDDRQVRDEALTLLLAGHETTANALTWTWYLLSQYPEVQTRLQAEVDRVLGGRLPTADDVAALAYTRMVLAEAMRLYPPAWIMGREAREDVEIGGYRIPAGSTVLVSQWVVHRDPRYYPEPERFDPMRWTAEAQAGRPRYAYFPFGGGSRICIGEHFAWLEGILILATVARHWQLEMASPRPPQPQATITLRPRHGLPMVLRRRVETPVAALAK, from the coding sequence ATGTCGGACACTGCCACATCGGACGCTGTTTTTCCCGCGGGGCCACGGTTTCGCCACCCGTTGATCTCCTACTGGAAGTTCCGCCGGGACCCAACGGGCTTTCTCACCCGGCTGGCGCGCCAATACGGCGATGTGGTCTATTTCAAGCTGGCCGGTCGCGATACCTTCCTCCTCAGCCACCCCGATTTCGTCCGGGACGTGCTGGTCACCCACGACCGCAGCTTCATCAAGAGCCGGGGGCTTCAACAGGCCCGCTGGCTGCTGGGAAATGGCCTGTTGACCAGCGAAGGGGAGCTCCACCGCCGCCAGCGCCGCCTGATCCAGCCCCTGTTCCACCGGCAACAGATCGGGCGTTACGCTGACACCATGGCCACCTACACGGACCGCCTGACCGGCCCGGCCTGCTGGCAGGATGGCGCCATGGTGGACATTCACCAGGAGATGATGCGCCTCACCCTGGCCATCGTGGGCAAGTGTATCTTCAACCAGGATATCGAGGCAGAGGCGTCGGAGATCGGCGCCTGCATGGATATCCTGACCCGCAACTTCCAGCGGATGCTTTTACCCTTTTCCGATTGGCTCATGCGCCTGCCCACGGCAGAAAACCGGCGCATTCGTCAGGCCGCGGCCACCCTGGACCGCATTGTTCTGGGGCTGATCCAGGAGCGCCGGCAGGCTCAGGCGAATCCCGACCAGGCCGAAGACCTGCTCTCCTTGCTCCTGGCTGCCCGGGATGTAGAGGGCGATGGCGGCGGCATGGATGACCGGCAGGTGCGGGACGAGGCGCTGACCCTGCTGCTGGCCGGCCACGAGACCACCGCCAATGCCCTCACCTGGACCTGGTACCTCCTCAGCCAGTATCCCGAAGTCCAGACCCGGCTGCAGGCGGAGGTGGATCGGGTGCTGGGCGGCCGGTTGCCCACGGCGGACGACGTGGCCGCCCTGGCCTACACCCGGATGGTCTTGGCGGAGGCCATGCGTCTCTATCCGCCGGCCTGGATCATGGGCCGGGAGGCGCGCGAGGACGTGGAGATCGGCGGCTACCGGATTCCAGCCGGCTCAACCGTGCTGGTGAGCCAGTGGGTCGTCCACCGGGATCCCCGCTACTATCCGGAGCCGGAGCGCTTTGACCCCATGCGCTGGACGGCGGAAGCCCAGGCCGGGCGTCCCCGGTATGCGTACTTCCCCTTCGGCGGGGGATCCCGCATCTGCATCGGCGAGCACTTTGCCTGGCTGGAGGGGATCCTGATCCTGGCCACCGTGGCCCGGCATTGGCAACTGGAGATGGCGAGTCCGCGGCCGCCCCAGCCCCAGGCCACCATCACCCTGCGGCCCCGCCATGGCCTGCCCATGGTGCTCCGCCGCCGGGTTGAGACGCCTGTCGCCGCCCTGGCCAAGTAA
- a CDS encoding alanine racemase, which translates to MRVEELDTPVLTIDLDALEENLDRYQHYFNQHGIGLRPHIKTHKTLAVARMQMDRGAIGLTCQKIGEAEVLVSGGLAVDILIPYNIIGKQKLERLCALARQTTITVAADSAYTVNGLSEAASAEGVTLGVVVEIETGQERTGTITPEQTLALAQLIDRSPGLEFRGIMGFPTPPETRPLIQETLALLDRHGLPHPMVSGGSTKYALQAHLIPELTEYRIGEYPVGGYGHLLAGRHTLEQCALRVIATVVSRPTEGRAILDAGSKTMSASTLETERGTSIGYIVEYPDAHFYGFSEEHGHVDVSACARKPEIGERVQVLPVHPCPCVNEHNEIVAVRQGRVEAIWPVYARGKIR; encoded by the coding sequence ATGCGTGTCGAAGAACTGGATACACCCGTTTTGACCATTGACCTGGATGCCCTGGAAGAAAACCTGGACCGCTATCAGCACTATTTCAACCAGCACGGCATCGGCCTGCGCCCCCACATCAAGACCCACAAGACCCTGGCCGTAGCCCGCATGCAGATGGACCGGGGCGCCATCGGCCTGACCTGCCAGAAGATCGGCGAGGCCGAGGTGCTGGTCTCCGGCGGCCTGGCGGTAGACATCCTCATTCCCTACAACATCATCGGCAAGCAGAAGCTGGAGCGCCTCTGCGCGCTGGCCCGCCAGACCACCATCACCGTGGCCGCGGACTCGGCCTACACGGTCAACGGCCTCTCTGAAGCCGCCAGCGCGGAAGGGGTCACCCTGGGCGTGGTGGTGGAGATCGAGACCGGCCAGGAACGCACCGGCACCATCACGCCCGAGCAGACCCTGGCCCTGGCCCAGCTCATCGACCGTTCCCCCGGCCTGGAGTTCCGGGGCATCATGGGCTTCCCCACGCCGCCTGAAACCCGTCCCCTGATCCAGGAAACCCTGGCCCTCCTGGATCGCCACGGCCTGCCCCACCCCATGGTCAGCGGCGGCAGCACCAAGTACGCGCTGCAGGCCCACCTGATCCCGGAGCTGACCGAATACCGGATCGGCGAATACCCGGTGGGGGGGTATGGCCACCTCCTGGCCGGCCGCCACACCCTGGAGCAGTGCGCGCTGCGGGTCATCGCCACCGTGGTCAGCCGACCCACCGAGGGCCGGGCCATCCTGGACGCCGGCAGCAAGACCATGAGCGCATCCACCCTGGAGACCGAACGGGGCACCAGCATTGGCTACATTGTGGAATACCCGGACGCCCATTTCTATGGCTTCTCCGAGGAACACGGCCACGTGGACGTTTCGGCCTGTGCCCGCAAGCCGGAGATCGGCGAGCGAGTCCAGGTGCTGCCGGTCCACCCATGCCCCTGCGTCAACGAGCACAACGAGATCGTAGCGGTACGCCAGGGCCGGGTGGAGGCCATCTGGCCCGTCTATGCCCGAGGTAAAATTCGATAA
- a CDS encoding mandelate racemase/muconate lactonizing enzyme family protein, whose product MQITDITTEVYRWPRARPITNGKHTYTHVTLGLVKIDTDEGVQGIGLGAGNSIVQAAIEHFKPHLLGEDPLNVERLWHKLWVPKLVGRRGLTTRAISAIDIALWDLRAKVAGMPLYKLLGGYRDRVPTYIAGGYYEEGKGLKELAQEMADNVAMGARAIKMKVGALSIREDAERVRVVRETVGPDVKVMVDANCAYRVHEAIQLAKRIEEYEPYWFEEPIAPDDYAGHRRLAEATTIPIATGENEYTRYGFRDLIQQQAVAILNADAVILGGVTEFMKVAALAQAFDVDIAPHGPQEIHVHLVAAIANGLILEFYRDTVDPMWGKVYHHTLRLNDDGTVSPPDVPGIGIEPNDEALAPYRIA is encoded by the coding sequence ATGCAGATCACCGATATCACCACGGAAGTCTACCGTTGGCCGCGCGCCAGGCCCATCACCAACGGCAAGCACACCTACACCCACGTCACCCTGGGCCTGGTGAAGATTGACACCGACGAGGGGGTCCAGGGCATCGGGCTGGGCGCAGGCAATTCCATCGTCCAGGCGGCCATTGAACACTTCAAACCCCACCTCCTGGGCGAAGATCCCCTGAACGTGGAGCGCCTCTGGCACAAACTGTGGGTGCCCAAACTGGTGGGGCGCCGGGGGCTGACCACCCGGGCCATCAGCGCCATCGACATTGCCCTGTGGGACCTGCGGGCCAAGGTGGCGGGCATGCCCCTCTACAAGCTGCTGGGCGGCTACCGGGACCGGGTCCCCACCTACATCGCGGGCGGCTACTACGAGGAGGGCAAGGGGCTCAAGGAGCTGGCCCAGGAGATGGCCGACAACGTGGCCATGGGGGCCCGGGCCATCAAGATGAAGGTGGGCGCGCTCTCCATCCGGGAGGACGCGGAGCGAGTCCGGGTGGTGCGGGAGACGGTAGGGCCGGATGTCAAGGTCATGGTGGACGCCAACTGCGCCTACCGGGTGCATGAGGCCATCCAACTGGCCAAACGCATCGAGGAGTACGAGCCCTACTGGTTCGAAGAGCCCATCGCGCCGGACGACTACGCCGGGCATCGCCGCCTGGCAGAAGCCACCACCATCCCCATCGCCACGGGCGAAAACGAGTACACCCGCTACGGCTTCCGGGACCTGATCCAGCAGCAGGCAGTGGCCATCCTCAACGCGGACGCGGTCATCCTGGGTGGTGTGACCGAGTTCATGAAAGTGGCCGCGCTGGCCCAGGCCTTCGACGTGGACATCGCCCCCCACGGCCCCCAGGAGATCCACGTCCACCTGGTGGCTGCCATCGCCAACGGCCTGATCCTGGAGTTCTACCGGGATACGGTGGATCCCATGTGGGGCAAGGTCTATCACCACACCCTGCGCCTCAACGACGACGGCACCGTCAGCCCGCCGGATGTGCCCGGCATCGGCATCGAACCCAACGACGAGGCCCTGGCGCCGTACCGGATCGCCTGA
- a CDS encoding Ldh family oxidoreductase → MPTIPPSMMQDFGRAIFEAAGLPTDQAQIAIDHLVESNLVGHDSHGIIRIPGYVRSLQAGDLRPVGQHRVVRETPASLVIDANRSFGIVLCYQAMEMAIQRAQQHTFGAVAVHHSGHIGRLGAFPPMAAEQDCIGILMLNGGARFTAPFGGVARRLPPNPIAISVPRGDGPPLMLDITTSVAAGGKVDVQRARGLPLPEGWLIDRHGNPVTDPNLFRDGDVAMLPLGGPFGYKGFGLAMMIDAIAGGLSWAGCSAAQPTRGGSGYLALAIRIESFIDPAEFKREVKTLVEWVKSSPTLPGVDKIYVPGEIEEERRRQREAEGIPLEETTWEEICATAASLGVPVPSLA, encoded by the coding sequence ATGCCAACCATACCACCCTCCATGATGCAAGACTTTGGCCGCGCCATCTTCGAGGCGGCCGGGCTGCCCACGGACCAGGCCCAGATCGCCATCGACCATCTGGTGGAGTCCAACCTGGTGGGCCACGACTCCCACGGCATCATCCGCATCCCGGGCTATGTGCGCAGCCTGCAGGCAGGCGACCTGCGGCCGGTGGGCCAGCACCGGGTGGTGCGGGAGACGCCCGCCTCCCTGGTCATCGACGCCAACCGCAGCTTCGGCATCGTCCTCTGCTACCAGGCCATGGAGATGGCCATCCAGCGGGCCCAACAGCACACCTTCGGCGCTGTGGCCGTCCACCACTCCGGCCACATCGGCCGGCTGGGGGCCTTCCCGCCCATGGCCGCGGAACAGGACTGTATCGGTATCCTGATGCTCAACGGCGGCGCACGCTTCACCGCGCCCTTCGGCGGCGTGGCCCGGCGCCTCCCACCGAACCCCATCGCCATCAGCGTCCCCCGGGGGGATGGCCCGCCCCTGATGCTGGACATCACCACCAGCGTGGCCGCCGGCGGCAAGGTGGACGTGCAACGGGCCCGGGGCCTGCCCCTGCCCGAAGGCTGGCTCATCGACCGCCACGGCAACCCGGTCACCGACCCCAACCTCTTCCGGGATGGCGACGTGGCCATGTTACCGTTGGGCGGCCCCTTCGGCTACAAGGGCTTCGGCCTGGCCATGATGATCGACGCCATTGCCGGCGGCCTCTCCTGGGCTGGCTGTAGCGCGGCCCAGCCCACCCGGGGAGGCAGTGGCTACCTGGCCCTGGCCATCCGGATCGAGAGCTTCATCGACCCCGCGGAGTTCAAGCGGGAAGTCAAAACCCTGGTGGAGTGGGTCAAGTCGTCGCCCACCTTGCCTGGCGTGGACAAGATTTACGTGCCCGGCGAGATCGAGGAGGAGCGCCGGCGCCAGCGGGAGGCCGAAGGAATTCCGCTGGAGGAGACCACCTGGGAGGAAATCTGCGCCACAGCCGCCAGTCTGGGCGTGCCGGTGCCCAGCCTGGCGTGA